DNA from Pseudomonas mendocina:
GCGCCAGGCGCCTTTAGAATGGTGCGGTTTTCTATCCGGTGAGAGCGACATGAGCGATCCACGCAAGGCCCAGGAGCAGGAACCCACCACCCACTTCGGTTTCCAGGACGTACCGGAAAGCCAGAAGGCGGAGAAGGTAGCCGAAGTCTTCCACTCGGTGGCGGCCAAGTACGATCTGATGAACGACGTGCTGTCCGGCGGTCTGCATCGCCTGTGGAAGCGTTTCACCATCGAGCTTTCCGGCGTGCGCCCAGGTAATCGCGTGCTGGACATCGCCGGCGGCACCGGTGATCTGACCCGCAAGTTCGCCAGCATCGTCGGGCCGACCGGCGAAGTGGTACTGGCCGATATCAACGACTCCATGCTCAAGGTCGGCCGCGACCGCCTGCTGGACAAGGGTGTGGCCGGCAACGTGCAGTTCGTCCAGGCTGATGCCGAGAAG
Protein-coding regions in this window:
- the ubiE gene encoding bifunctional demethylmenaquinone methyltransferase/2-methoxy-6-polyprenyl-1,4-benzoquinol methylase UbiE codes for the protein MSDPRKAQEQEPTTHFGFQDVPESQKAEKVAEVFHSVAAKYDLMNDVLSGGLHRLWKRFTIELSGVRPGNRVLDIAGGTGDLTRKFASIVGPTGEVVLADINDSMLKVGRDRLLDKGVAGNVQFVQADAEKLPFPDNHFDVVTIAFGLRNVTHKEDALRSMLRVLKPGGRLLVLEFSKPGNPLLAKVYDTYSFSFMPLAGKLITNDSESYRYLAESIRMHPDQETLKAMMVDAGFERVTYHNMTGGIVALHRGIKP